From one Rhodoferax sp. PAMC 29310 genomic stretch:
- a CDS encoding undecaprenyl-diphosphate phosphatase — protein sequence MDIVLLLKAAIMGIVEGLTEFLPISSTGHLILAGSLLGFDDDKAKVFDIAIQTGAIFAVILVYWQKIRDTVVALPTEKQAQRFALNVLIAFFPAVILGLAFGKAIKANLFTPEVVASAFILGGFIILWAERRQANNPNVTRVHSVDAMTPMDALKVGLAQCLAMIPGTSRSGATIIGGMLLGLSRKAATDFSFFLAIPTLIGAGVYSLYKDRALLAISDVPMFAVGLVFSFISAWICIRWLLAYIATHSFAGFAYYRIAFGVVVLATSWSGLVTWAA from the coding sequence TTGGATATCGTTTTGCTGCTTAAAGCCGCCATCATGGGCATCGTCGAAGGGTTGACGGAGTTTTTGCCCATCTCGTCCACCGGACACTTGATTCTGGCCGGCTCACTGCTGGGGTTTGACGATGACAAGGCCAAGGTGTTTGACATTGCCATTCAAACCGGCGCCATCTTCGCAGTCATCTTGGTTTACTGGCAAAAGATTCGCGACACCGTGGTGGCGCTGCCAACGGAAAAGCAGGCCCAGCGCTTTGCCCTTAACGTGCTGATTGCGTTCTTTCCGGCGGTGATTTTGGGGCTGGCGTTTGGCAAAGCCATCAAAGCCAATTTGTTCACCCCTGAGGTGGTGGCCAGCGCCTTTATTTTGGGCGGCTTCATCATTTTGTGGGCCGAGCGCCGCCAGGCCAACAACCCCAATGTGACCCGCGTGCACAGCGTGGATGCCATGACGCCCATGGACGCCCTCAAGGTCGGCTTGGCGCAGTGCCTGGCCATGATCCCGGGCACCAGCCGCAGTGGTGCCACCATCATCGGTGGCATGCTGCTGGGCCTGTCGCGCAAGGCGGCCACCGACTTTTCGTTTTTTCTGGCCATTCCCACGCTGATTGGCGCCGGGGTCTATAGCCTGTACAAAGACCGCGCCTTGCTGGCCATAAGCGACGTGCCCATGTTTGCCGTGGGGCTGGTGTTCTCGTTCATCAGCGCGTGGATTTGTATTCGGTGGTTGTTGGCTTACATTGCCACCCACAGCTTTGCCGGGTTTGCCTATTACCGCATTGCCTTTGGCGTGGTGGTGCTGGCCACCAGTTGGAGCGGCCTGGTCACCTGGGCCGCCTGA